The genomic DNA CAGCACTGCCGAACGCCACCACCACTGGCCGCGGGGCAGCCGCCGCACCAGCAGAAGCAGCAGCAGCCCTGCGGGCAGGGAGCGCAGCAAGGCGGCCAGCAGGGGCCGCTCCGGCGGCAGCAGTTCCGCTGCCACGATGTACGTGGTTCCCCAAACAATCGGCGCCAGGGCCGTCGTTAGGGTCAGGATCAAGGTTTTGCTAAGCACTTAGCTAATATAGCTAAGTGCTTAGCAAATTGCTAGAGTGCAATCATGACTGATCACGTAGGCAGGGTCCTGGAGCAGTGGGCAGCGGAGCGGCCGGACCTGGATGTTTCGCCGATGGCCGTGGTGGGGCGGCTGTCGCGGGTGGCACGCCGCTTCGATGAACAGCTGGCGGAAACGTTCGCCAAACACGGCCTGGACGCGGCCTCCTTTGACGTCCTGGCCACACTGCGCCGCTCCGGCCCGCCGTACACACTCACCCCCAAGGACCTCAGTGCCAGCTCCATGGTCACCTCCGCCGCCATAGCCCAGCGGCTGAACCGACTGGAGGCGCAGGGGTACGTGCGGCGCTCCCCCAGCTCCGCCGACCGGCGGGGCAAGCTGGTCTCGCTGACGGATGCGGGCCGGAGCGCCGTCGACGCCGCCCTCCCTGACCACGTGGCCACCGAACAGCAACTGCTGGCGGCCCTGGGTGAGGGCGAACGCGCCGCACTGGCCGCACTGCTGGCGAAATTGGATGCCTGACGCGGGCCGGAATACCCCCAGCAAAACCGTGTCCTAAGCGTTATATATATTTGTTCCCTATATTCAGTTTTCCTGAGTATCGTTCAGGGCATGAGCAAGCATGAGATGCGCGAACCGACCTTCCTGGTCCTCTCCGCCCTGGCAGACGGGCCCAAGCACGGCTACGCCCTGATCTCCGAGGCAAAGGATCTTTCCGGCGGCCGCGTGAAGCTGCAGCCCGGCACCCTGTACGGCGTGCTGGACCGGCTGCGCGAAGACGGCCTGGTGGAGATTTCCGGCGAGGACGTGGTGGACGGCCGCGCACGCCGCTACTACCGAATCACCGAGAACGGCGCCGCCACACTGGGCCGCGAAGCCGAACGGCTGGCGGCCAACGCCCGGCAGGCCATGTCCAAGCTGAAGCTGCGCGCAGCACAGGCCGGCGCATGAACACCGACGGCGCGCCCCGGCAAGCCGCCCGCCCCTCCCGGCAGGCGCACGGCACCTCCGGACAGGCGCACGGCAGCCCAGCTCCTGAAACCGGCAGGGACACCACCGCACTGGAGGCAGCCTACGCCAGGGCACTGTATGCCTACCCCGGCAGCTGGCGCCGGGAACAGGGTGCGGAAATGATCGGCGTGCTGCTCGACGTCGCGCGCAGCGAACACCGTACCCACCCCACTCCGGCAGAGC from Arthrobacter zhangbolii includes the following:
- a CDS encoding MarR family winged helix-turn-helix transcriptional regulator, which gives rise to MTDHVGRVLEQWAAERPDLDVSPMAVVGRLSRVARRFDEQLAETFAKHGLDAASFDVLATLRRSGPPYTLTPKDLSASSMVTSAAIAQRLNRLEAQGYVRRSPSSADRRGKLVSLTDAGRSAVDAALPDHVATEQQLLAALGEGERAALAALLAKLDA
- a CDS encoding PadR family transcriptional regulator produces the protein MSKHEMREPTFLVLSALADGPKHGYALISEAKDLSGGRVKLQPGTLYGVLDRLREDGLVEISGEDVVDGRARRYYRITENGAATLGREAERLAANARQAMSKLKLRAAQAGA